From one Leifsonia soli genomic stretch:
- a CDS encoding MsnO8 family LLM class oxidoreductase, protein MSSIPLNVLDLASRPAGGTNADAVAGTIALAQAAERLGYERFWVAEHHGMPAIASSAPAVLIAGIAAATDRIRVGSGGVMLPNHAPLVVAEQFGTLRALYGDRIDLGIGRAPGTDGATAMALRRSPEGLGVEDFPQQLLDLFGFFYGGMSDANPLHGITAIPGLGDAPQIWLLGSSGYSAQVAAALGIPFAFAHHFADENTEAALNLYRSRFEPSDTLAEPHTMIAVNVIADEDPQTVRSLSLPGQLSFLRMRQGLKPEPVSVEEALAHEFTPLEEEFIAARNARQAIGTPDEVSARLESLLASTQVDELMVSSGAATLEGRIRSLEIVRELYPAA, encoded by the coding sequence GTGAGCAGCATCCCCCTCAACGTCCTCGATCTCGCCAGCCGCCCCGCCGGGGGCACCAACGCCGATGCCGTCGCCGGCACCATCGCACTCGCGCAGGCGGCGGAGCGCCTCGGTTACGAGCGGTTCTGGGTGGCTGAGCACCACGGAATGCCCGCCATCGCCTCCAGCGCCCCGGCCGTCCTGATCGCCGGCATCGCCGCGGCGACCGACCGCATCCGGGTCGGCAGCGGCGGTGTGATGCTGCCCAACCACGCGCCGCTGGTGGTGGCGGAGCAGTTCGGCACCCTGCGCGCCCTGTACGGCGACCGCATCGACCTCGGCATCGGCCGTGCGCCGGGCACGGACGGAGCGACGGCGATGGCCTTGCGGCGCAGCCCGGAGGGGCTGGGCGTCGAGGACTTCCCGCAGCAGCTCCTCGACCTGTTCGGCTTCTTCTACGGCGGCATGAGCGACGCGAACCCGCTGCACGGCATCACGGCCATCCCCGGCCTCGGCGACGCCCCTCAGATCTGGCTGCTCGGGTCGAGCGGATACAGCGCCCAGGTGGCGGCAGCGCTCGGCATCCCGTTCGCCTTCGCCCACCACTTCGCCGACGAGAACACGGAGGCCGCGCTGAACCTCTACCGGTCTCGGTTCGAGCCGAGCGACACTCTCGCCGAGCCGCACACGATGATCGCCGTCAACGTCATCGCGGATGAGGACCCGCAGACCGTGCGCTCCCTCTCGCTGCCCGGTCAGCTGTCCTTCCTGCGGATGCGGCAAGGACTCAAGCCGGAGCCGGTCAGTGTCGAGGAGGCCCTGGCCCACGAGTTCACGCCGCTGGAAGAGGAGTTCATCGCCGCCCGCAACGCCCGGCAGGCCATCGGCACCCCCGACGAGGTGAGTGCCCGCCTCGAGTCGCTGCTGGCCTCGACCCAGGTGGACGAGCTGATGGTGTCGTCCGGAGCCGCAACGCTCGAGGGGCGCATCCGTTCGCTGGAGATCGTCCGGGAGCTGTACCCCGCAGCATGA
- the msuE gene encoding FMN reductase: protein MSHPLSVVGVSGSPTHPSRTTVLVDEVTRAYAEASGGVARTIRLAPLLPELGAGPFRSSLSPTVTEALEAVENADILVVGSPAYRATYTGLFKLFFDHVGQYALVDKPVILTATGGSDRHALLVEHQMRPLFGFFQSLTLPLGIYASESDFADYEIRSQDLRDRIDTAVARTLPLVRSDDTASRLAEPEFARPDAF from the coding sequence ATGTCGCATCCACTCAGCGTGGTCGGAGTGAGCGGAAGCCCGACGCACCCCTCGCGCACCACTGTGCTCGTCGACGAGGTCACCCGCGCGTACGCCGAGGCGTCCGGGGGCGTCGCCCGCACCATCCGGCTGGCGCCCCTTCTGCCCGAGCTCGGTGCCGGACCCTTCCGCAGCAGCCTCAGCCCGACAGTCACGGAGGCCCTGGAGGCTGTCGAGAACGCGGACATCCTGGTGGTCGGGTCGCCCGCCTACCGCGCCACCTACACGGGCTTGTTCAAGCTCTTCTTCGACCACGTCGGCCAGTACGCCCTGGTCGACAAGCCGGTCATCCTGACGGCGACAGGGGGCAGCGACCGGCACGCGCTTCTGGTCGAGCACCAGATGCGTCCGCTGTTCGGCTTCTTCCAGTCGCTGACCCTGCCCCTCGGCATCTACGCGAGCGAGAGCGATTTCGCCGACTACGAGATCCGTTCGCAGGACCTCCGCGACCGCATCGACACCGCGGTCGCGCGCACGCTCCCGCTCGTCCGCTCGGACGACACGGCGTCGCGTCTGGCCGAGCCGGAGTTCGCCCGTCCCGACGCGTTCTGA
- a CDS encoding metallophosphoesterase: MARGVRPAASALAVLAGAGAAAFAYGSLVERRAYTLREVSAPVLPAGAQPIRVLHLSDLHMAPWQRDKQEWIRSLARLKPDLIVETGDVLGHARGLEGVRAAYDGFRGVPGVFVHGSNDYFGPQAKNPLKYFLGPSKKRTSTAPRLDTAALTAYFRELGWTDLDNRAAGLEIRGTHLEFFGVDDPHIRFDRVEAIPGALDELREDDPFSDDNTWPDEGPSAQRQAVTIGVTHSPYRRILDAFVTYGASMIFAGHTHGGQVCVPGFGALVTNCDIPRAQVKGLSIWRHAFRSAYLNVSAGLGTSIFAPVRFACRPEATLVTLTAAP; this comes from the coding sequence GTGGCTCGCGGAGTCCGACCTGCGGCGTCCGCGCTGGCGGTCCTCGCCGGTGCGGGTGCCGCCGCGTTCGCGTACGGTTCGCTGGTCGAGCGTCGCGCGTACACGCTGCGTGAGGTGAGTGCTCCGGTCCTTCCGGCCGGTGCGCAGCCGATCCGGGTCCTCCACCTGTCCGACCTGCACATGGCGCCCTGGCAGCGCGACAAGCAGGAGTGGATCCGCTCCCTCGCCCGGCTGAAGCCGGACCTGATCGTCGAGACCGGCGACGTGCTCGGTCATGCCCGCGGGCTCGAGGGCGTCCGTGCAGCGTACGACGGCTTCCGCGGCGTCCCCGGCGTGTTCGTTCACGGATCCAACGACTACTTCGGGCCGCAGGCCAAGAACCCGCTGAAGTACTTCCTGGGGCCGTCGAAGAAGCGCACGTCGACCGCACCGCGGCTCGACACCGCTGCGTTGACCGCGTACTTCCGCGAGCTGGGCTGGACCGATCTGGACAATCGTGCGGCCGGCCTGGAGATCCGGGGAACGCATCTCGAGTTCTTCGGGGTGGACGACCCGCACATCCGCTTCGACCGCGTGGAGGCCATCCCCGGCGCGCTGGACGAGCTGCGCGAGGACGACCCCTTTTCAGACGACAACACGTGGCCGGACGAGGGCCCGAGCGCGCAGCGGCAGGCCGTCACCATCGGCGTCACGCACTCTCCGTACCGCCGCATCCTGGATGCGTTCGTCACCTACGGCGCCTCGATGATCTTCGCCGGCCACACCCACGGCGGTCAGGTCTGCGTTCCCGGGTTCGGAGCGCTGGTCACCAACTGCGACATCCCGCGCGCGCAGGTGAAGGGATTGAGCATCTGGCGTCACGCCTTCCGCTCCGCCTACCTGAACGTGTCGGCAGGGCTCGGAACATCCATCTTCGCGCCGGTGCGCTTCGCCTGCCGCCCCGAGGCGACCCTGGTCACCCTGACCGCAGCGCCCTGA